One Hevea brasiliensis isolate MT/VB/25A 57/8 chromosome 6, ASM3005281v1, whole genome shotgun sequence genomic window, tatataaagaaaggttataaagaaaaatcagccacTTCTCTCTTTTCTCTAAAAAGTTGTTGTCACATTGGTGTGttcttctcctcttcaatttctcaattgatttaaaggaaaaacttagatttcctctcgaattaaattattagaaagtgtttctaacacccaatacattcacACAACTTTCACAAAGCATAATCCCTATCtcataattggttgacaaggcttgagaagcacatttaggggctgccattgctgtcttggtgtgtgcttgtggtggacaaactagagggacaacatttagagtcctaagaacatcctaagattgcatcaattgtgcatcaagaggttagtacctaaaaatccctcttttagttagggtttaattgaattaaatgttaattcacaatctttaatggcaaatgaaattttattgcatgctaaaatatgttttggtatgcaattgggcattagaaattgattaggttcataagaTACTTGGTATGGCGTatataaccttagaaataatttttgaaattcaaggttctaatgttcAATAATCACTCTTCCACTCTTTCAATCCTTTCTATAATGAGGGTTTGATTTTTAGTTATTATAAATAAAAGCATGATCATTGGTTTTATTTAGATGGAGATTTTCGATCTTGATTTGTAGACGTGGATCTTCTACCAATGGAGTCTAATAGTATGACATGTTCCTCCATTAATATGTGGTGGCTGGAATTCATTTGCTTATGTCACTTGCATCAAGTTCCTAGAAAAATAATATAGGTATAAGGGAAAGAGGGTGTTGACCCCACAagttcaaaggagcatagattttgatgataccaaaactcaactagaatcaaactaacattgttttaagtgttgtgcttctcaaaAGAACAAAAGGAAAAGACACAAAGATTTCATGATGGATTTGTGCTTTTGAAGAAAGGATGATATTATaaagataacacaggacgaatcaaaggagataaaagaagaaaatgttaccttataaggctgcattgaaaatcaaatttgaaggtacatatagtataaaGAGTCAGTTTTATTTCttttaggattgcttgtgaaaagaattgaagagtagaagtcaatgatacttattttcaatccctcaaaagaattttcttttaaatatcattattggcctaaaaagtatttgactataatttggtgtaaagttttatagctttgaaagttatgcaaaaaagttttcctggtatgctaactggtttgctacttattttagtatgctaattggtttgctattttctccagtatgctaactgtctcaactctgcacaacatcgcagaaaaagacaaaataacggctattttcttgaaatttgtaactgtaatgttcaaatgagttctcaaacggtcaaaaacgttccaaagctataaatacaccttcccttggccattttgcacttaatgaaagtctctccacttttcaaaatcataaaagctttcattcaaagtgctcaaagtgtttttattgctcatcattggcttatctactcatctcttctttatagattctattgtattgagtgagagtgagttttaaacacattattatcatttatgagaggtcattcaagcacctattgaagcttgattgtgataaagtgtttgggataacacttggtagaaatgtgaagctacttgtaaaagcttttggtgagaagatttgtaaaaggctttttgtctcttgccttcaaaagagaagaatagtgaagtgaagactcaaagtgggatctttgagagagtggatgtaggctagttgagcagaaccactataaaatttcagtgttcattttctcaacccttgctctttacatttatgcattttaactttatAATTGATATGCTTTTGTTGATATGAAAGTTGAGGCCATTTGCTGTTAACCTTGCTACAAACtgagaaaattagtttactgctaaatctgctgatatctgatttaatCTACTTGTTGTTTGATCTACTGTCAGTTAGTATATCTGGTGTACTGCTCTGTTTGTTGTGTTTTGAACATATTCAGATTACTGAAATTTCTACTGAATGCTAATATAATCTGTTGGAttagtatactgattgcatatagcctaactttgaatcaacatgtcaatagagctgtattgttcatatttcacattagtcaattaagttgaacctagctgcaattttcaaaggttttgagcaagaaccgaaaattgtttttaaagtccaattcacccctctcttggacatattttgggacatcaatttggtatcagaacttgtctctcttgcttgaggattaaaccccttagagtgatccatacacatggctagttcatctagaaactCAGCTGGCATACCTAcccccttagctgaaggttattccatcactagaccaccactttttaatggcacaaattactccttttggaaaactagaatgagaaactttatacaatctattgacattgatgcttggagaataattaaagatggtccttatattccttataaaaccagtgaaggaactgtacaaattcctaaagctgaagttgaatttgatgataatgattggaagaaaatttctacaaatgccaaggctattaacattcttcattgtgctcttgatattaatgagtataatcgtatttcaggatgttaaactgcaaaagaaatatgggacaaactagaagtcacatatgaaggaactgatgtggtgaaagagtcaaaggcaaacctcctcatccgtgattatgagttatttgagatgaaacctggtgaaactattgctgaaatgagtaccagatttacagatcttgtcaattaaagctcttggaaagagatttgaggaacaagaacttgtaaagaaaattctgaggtctcttccaaagTCATGGGAAGCAAAGACCACTGTTATTCGagacaccaaggatttcaaaAAATAtacctatgatgagctaattggttctctcattgcacataaGATGATCTATAAGAAGGATGAGAAAGAaagtgatcaaaagaaaaagaaaggtatagcttttaaagctagttcaagtgatgattcaagtgcttcaagtgatgatgatgaagatatggctataatagtcaaaagattcaaaaaagcatttagaaaaggtggaagcaaatacaagaagttcacaaagaaatatgctccaaaggctccaaatcattcaagtgaaatagtttgttatgagtgcaACAAActaggccacattaagccaaagtgtcctacattgaagaagaaaaacaagtttagaaaggataaaagcaaaaaggcaatggtagaaacatggagtgatagtgactcttcatcaaatgatgaaacaagtgacaaagaagttgcaaacacttgtatgatggcaattgaagaaaaatgtgaaagctcacacatcgaagatagtgaaaatgaggtaaatcctgaactttctaatgttgatgaattagaacttgcatttgtaaagacatatgataaatatagaacttttaaaaagaaatgcaaaattctggttcatgaaaattgtgctttaagatcagaaaatatttccttgagtatggcttcaaaggaaaatgaattttacaaatctcaaatgaaattatttaaggaagttaatgatgagcttcaaagatcaaaagaagtatgtgaacttcttgagaaaaacagaattcttgaagcaaaagttaaatctttgacaagagatttaactaaatttacaaaaggaaaagaaacacttgatatacttcttgggaatcaaagatccacaaatgaaaaatttggaattggttatgatggatttatgaaatacggaaaatacaaataattttttgttaaaactacatccttttctcaaccaagtattacttgcttttattgtaatcataaaggtcatatgattaatgcttgtcctattaggaaaggaacctttaaggcaaagaaagtatgggtgcctaaaggaaccctacctaatattactaacacacaaggacccaaagttgcttgggtacctaagaaacGATTAAGCGATTTCAGTGCGctaaggagtatgctggaaacagaACATTAGTATATTGATAGTGGCtactctaggcacatgacaggaaataaaggcaagttttcctctcttactttAAAAGAAGGaggttatgtcaaatttggtgataaaagtaaagctaaaattattggatgtggaactattgataaaaatccttgcattgagaatgttgcattagttcaaggattaaaatataatcttttaagtgttagtcaactatgtgataatggttttaaagtcatatttacttctacacattgtgagattcatggaaataatgttatgtttgctggtgccagaatagataatatttacctacttgatttaacaagtcttgaagaaaattgtgaaacatgctttatgacttcagatgatagtgcatggttatggcatagaaaattaggacatgctagcatgagtacacttgctaaactctctagaaggaaccttgttagaggacttcctaagttaagatttgaaaaagaatttcaatgcaaagcatatgcacttggtaagcatacaaaatcatcttttaaatcaaaaaatattgtaactacgtctagaccattggaattattACATATTGATCTTTTTGgcccaatcacacctagaagtctaggaggcaaggcatatacatttgtaattgttgatgattttttaagattcacatggactttctttcttgctcataaagatgaaacctttgacatatttgaagcttttttgcaaaagaactcaaaatgaaaaaggatattgcattacatctttgaggagtgatcatggaaaagaatttaaaaacagtttgtttgaaaatttctactctcaaaatggtatttatcatacattttcagctcctagaactccacaacaaaatggacttgttgaaaggaaaaacagatctttgcaagaaatggcaagaacaatgctgaatgaaaacagtttaccaaaatatttcaaGTGGAAAGTAAATACAACATGCtacattttgaacagagttttcattagagctattttaaagaaaactccttatgaactatggaaagaaagaaaacccaatattgcatattttcatgtctttggttgcaaatgttacattttgaataacaaagacagcaatctcaagaaatttgatgctaaatcttataaaggaatatttctaggctattcaacaaatagcaaagcatataggattttcaatagaaaaacattgaccatggaagaatcaatgcatatactttttgatgatgctaacacttccttgcaaaggaaagattcttgtgatgatgatattgagcagattctaaattcaaagaattcgaataatgatgagcttgaatcaaaagaactagtggaggatgatcaaaatgacaaagaagaagaacttccttgctccacaaatgttgaaattcaagaagactcccaaccaaatgtggaagaactataaattgaggaacctcaacatcaagatattccacaagaatggaggtaccatagaaatcattctaaagatgacattcttgatagtccatcacaaagaatgatgacaagagctcaacttagaagatattttggtaatgttgcttttgtttctcaatttgaacccaaaacatatgatgatgctcaaaatgatgaaaattggctttttgctatgcaagaggaattaaatcaatttgaaagaaacaaagtgtggacacttgttcctaaacctaaaaagcactctgttattggaactaaatgggtatttaggaataagatggatgaaaaaggacatgtagttagaaataaagctagactagtagctcaaggatacaaccaagaggaaggtattggttttgatgaaacctttgctccggttgctagaattgaagctattagaatgttgcgtGCTTTTGCATGTTTTaaaaatttcatgctttatcaaatggatgttaaaagtgcattcttaaatggatatattgatgaagaagtttatgcagctcaacctcctggttttgaagaccctcattttccaaatcatgtttataagcttactaaagctctctatggtttaaagcaagctcctagagcatggtatgagagacttagtaaatttttgcttgaaaatgattttaaaagaggaaaagtggatactgctcttttcattaagaaactaggaaaagacatgcttattgtgcaaatttatgtagatgatattatttttggtgccactaaccattctctttgtaagaaattttccaatatgatgaaaagtgaatttgaaatgagtatgatgggtgaacttactttcttccttggattgcaaattaaacaaatgagagatggaatttttataaattagtccaagtacataaaggatatgctaaagaagttcaaaatggaatATATGAAAAGTAtcggaactcccatgagctcaacaattaaattggagagagatgaaaaaggtaaagaggtagataacaaactttatagaggtatgattggttctttactctacttgacagcatctagaccagacattcattttaatgtatgtttatgtgcaagatttcaatcatgtctaaaagaatctcatcttgtagcagttaagagaatttttaagtacctcattggcactcacaacattggcttatggtatccaaaatgtgaatcatttgatcttattggttatagtgattcagattttgctggtagtagactggacagaaaaagcacttctggaacttgtcaatttctaggtcatgcattagtttcatgacacagtaaaaagcaaacttctgttgcactttctactgcagaaactgaatatattgcagctggaagttgtgttgcacagattttgtggatgaaacaacagcttgaagattttgaaattaaatttgatcacattcccataagatgtgacaatactaatgctataaacctatcaaaaaatcccgttcaacactctagaagcaagcatattgaaattagacatcatttcattagggatcatgttcaaaatggtgatattcaaattgaatttgtcccttctgaaaaacagcttgctgacatttttacaaagccacttaatgaggaaattttctgcaaaataagaagagaacttggtatgattgatgctcttgattaagttttgatgcattctcatgtttctatatgaaaatgaagtgatatatgttggtttgtagtgttaaaaatgtgttctgatatttttggtgcaatttgaaaaattctgggtctgatcagatatgaacagtattctgcagaatttgatcacagtggcatactaatttgtttgctaattttcttgattgctaaatgctttaccactgctcctaacttttcgttggcaaactggaaGTCAGGTTTGATTGtactaaaactctaaaattattctTACTTTCCgagcgcctattctgcatgtttaaagagcatattacttaaatacccctctatTTAGAGCATTGCATCCCTATGTGATTTAAGGGCAAAATAGACTTTTGACATATAATCTAGCGTAggactcaaaatttttttttcagaacCATCAATCTTCTTACTGCTTCTCCACTAATACACAGTACCCGTCTCTCTGCAAATGTCTCCATTTATATCTTTTCAGATTTAAAGTTCAAAATCTCTTCTCTTTTCGTCACTTCACCTCCCAAAACCCGAACAAACGCGTCTTCGCTCCATTTGCTAACCCATTTCGCTCGCAACCTTTCAAACCATCGTCTCTCTTTATCATTCTTCAAAATTTCCGAAACTCATTAGCTGTGAATCAAATCGATTGTTCCAAGTTAGAAAATCcccaaaagaattttttttttctattcattCCCTGTTATTTGTCTAAATCTGCCGAAAGAAACCACTTCTTGTTGGATTAAAATTTTCTGACGCATTTGGTATCGATTCGCATTCTCTGTCTCTACAAGTTTCAGGTATTGAATCTAAAACATTAATGGAAtcatgttttacattttttttgtGACTGTTCTGTTTGTTTTGCTTTCGCAATGAGctgtttgattttttttaagcATTAACATTACGTAGAATGTGCTATATAGCAAAGTCATGAATCAGTTGTCATTGATTCTTAAAAACCCGAATATTTCTTACTGTCAGTTTTTTTTACATTGTGCTACATTGTGCTAGAAATATGTTGATGTGCTTTGAACGATTATATATTGGCTGCTCACATTGCTAAATTTGTGAACCTAGATTTCTCTATCCCTTCGACCTAATTTTCTTCTGGGTTGGTCATGGCGCGGGAAAAAGGAAAAGGCAAAGTGAAAATCACCACATATTCATCGTCTTCGGACTCCACTGATGCAAGTGTTCCTGCATCTCCTCCTCCACAAAAAGACGCTCCTCTGGTAattggaaaatcaaaagaaatgcCCAAGAAAAGAACTAGTGAGCCTGTCCAAGAAAaaggaaccaaaaagaaaaagacttcaaaagctccagttATGCATATGGAAAGGGCCATTCATGAACCAAGGTATATCTACTGGCCTGCTTTTACTGAAGTTTCTGTTCCTTTACAATCTTTGTTTGAATATCAAAAATGGGACAAATTGTGCTCTGACACTGAAGGAGTATATGTGGATTTAgttcaagaattctataagaatttaagagttgatgattctgacagagatgaatcttttaaggtgaaaatgaaagggaaaGTCTATGAAGTGATGGTAGAAAGATTAGCAAAGCTCTAGGAATCCCAAACAGTGGgaataaaatttgttctcataaAGAAGTTTTTACTGTTGGTGGATTTAATAAAAGAGGTTTTGAGGCTGAAGTATTTAAAGGGGAAGTAAAGGATAagactagcattacccatgctcatcaacatatcaaaattcttcatagttttatcatctatgtgctgaatcctagaactggcagtccaaactatttaagtactcttgatctctgcataatttggcatattgtgaatcaaattgaatttaattttgcctactttatgctgaagcaaattatgaaatggaaaccaccttacaagctaccctatgcccatcttcttaatggtctgtttagagactttgggatacctctggaaaccgagaaacttaggacaaatatgatcccaatcacaagtctgcaaaaagatgatgatggtagaaaACTTAGATTTGAACAAGGTGCTAGTTCCAAGGATAGTGCAAGTGGTACTTTTAATGTTGAAGGAATTCTGGAAGAAGTGAACAACTTGAGGGAATTTGTTGAAATTGAACTTGGAGAAATACAGAAATTTAGAGTttttcaaactgttcttatgaatgctcttgattctaaacttgatggcactttgatgttgatgtataaaattgtggaagaattgtttaaaatcaaagttcatCTGGGTATTTCAAGCACTGAAGTtggagaaaccagtaaggctgctactggttctgttcctccaatagagaaagaaaaagaggaagaagaagaatctacagaagaagaggaagaacaggaaacagaagaagaaaaagaatcagaaaaagaagaagaagaagaggaagaaaaggaaacagaagaagaagaagagaaagaggaagagaaggaagaagaggaaactgaaaaagatgaagatgattctgatgatggaaatggtaatggaggcagcaaagaaggaaGTGGGAAGGATATGAGTGACTTAGAATCTGAGACAGAACCACAAACTCCTGCTCCTGCTGCTCCTGCAAAAGGAAAGGCAAAAACagctcaaaagaaacaaagaagcaAGCAGAAAGAGCAAACTGGTAAACCATATGGCAAAAAGGCTAAAACTGTTAAAAAGTCTACAGCATAATCTGGTACTACTGCTGCAACTGAGTTACCAGCTGGCCCTGTTATTCCCTTAACACCCGGAACTGCAatggctgccgaaattcttcAAACCTTGAGTGATAAACTTGTCAAGCCAAAAAAGGTGAAGATGGCAGCTCCAAAACCAATCAGAAGAAGCTCTAGGTTGAAAGGATAAACAACCATACTGCATGTTTACTAATTGAATTTTGTCTAATAGTCTGTCTCTTAATTTGTTACTTAGTTTGCTACTTTTAGTTTTTCTGAACTTTAAATTAGTCTGCTATATCAGTTACTGTTTTGACTATTTTATTTACTGcacttaaactgaattttgaTTTATACACATGTGCATCATTTCTCCcatattcttttgatgctgacaaaaagggggagaaaagtaatgGATGAGTAATCTTGATGGTATAACTTGTGATTGATACAATTTGTGATTAGTGtgcatattgtgcatatttagttagtatctttagtcacacttgactccttaagaaaatgcttatgaatatttcattgaaattattaagggggagctatttgtgattaattgttgatataagcacatacatagggggagttattctcacataTACATTCATACATATACTCACACTTATTTATATTTACATGGTGATtcgattgagttttgtcatcatcaaaaagggggagattgttgaccccacaagctcaaaggagcatagattttgatgataccaaaactcaactagaatcaaactaacattgttttaagtgttgtgcttcttaaaagaacaaaaggaaaagacacaaggatttcatgatggattcgtgcttttgaagaaaggatgatattctaaagataacacaggacgaatcaaaggagataaaagaagaaaatgttaccttataaggctgcattgaaaatcagatttgaaggtacatatagtataaaGAGTCAGTTTTATTTCttttaggattgcttgtgaaaagaattgaggagtagaagtcaatgatacttattttcaatccctcaaaagaattttcttttaaatatcattattggcctaaaaagtatttgactatgatttggtgtaaagttttatagctttgaaagttatgcagaaaagtttttctggtatgctaactggtttgctacttattttagtatgctaactggtttgctattttctctagtatgctaactgtctcaactctgcacaacatcacagaaaaagacaaaataacggctattttcttgaaattcataactgtaatgttcaaatgagttctcaaacggtcaaaaacgttccaaagctataaatacacattcccttggccattttgcacttaatgaaagtctcaccactgttcaaaatcataaaagctttcattcaaagtgctcaaagtgtttttattgctcatcattggcttatctactcatctcttctttatagattctgttgtattgagtgagagtgagtttcaaacacattattatcatttatgagaggttattcaagcacctattgaagcttgattgtgataaagtgtttgggataacacttggtagaagtgtgaagctacttgtaaaagctttggtgagaagatttgtaaaaggctttttgtctcttgccttcaaaagagaagaatagtgaagtgaagactcaaagtgggatctttgagagagtggatgtaggctagttgagcagaaccactataaaatttcagtgttcattttc contains:
- the LOC131180677 gene encoding uncharacterized protein LOC131180677; the protein is MAREKGKGKVKITTYSSSSDSTDASVPASPPPQKDAPLVIGKSKEMPKKRTSEPVQEKGTKKKKTSKAPVMHMERAIHEPSKEGSGKDMSDLESETEPQTPAPAAPAKGKAKTAQKKQRSKQKEQTGKPYGKKAKTVKKSTA